The Elaeis guineensis isolate ETL-2024a chromosome 13, EG11, whole genome shotgun sequence genome includes a region encoding these proteins:
- the LOC105056398 gene encoding receptor protein kinase TMK1 yields MGSPHRSLLLVLVALLVAGNVHRGAAETTDAGDAAAMRALAKGLEADRALGWTGTTDPCAWTGVTCTEGRVTAIQVGNRSLAGTLPAEVRNLTALLRLEVHDNQLSGVLPSLAGLSSLQALLLHGNRFSGVPPPDFFSGLSSLQSAYLDDNPFDPWPIPANLKDAAALVNFSANSANVSGELPDFLATAFPSLDHLALAFNLLSGPVPASFATAPLRSLWLNNQLGSSRLSGGIAFVANMTSLEEIWLNSNDFFGPLPDFSALQHLQDLQLRDNRLTGPVPASLTSLKSLNRVTLTNNLLQGPVPVFPNSVKTVDLMPRTESFCLQKPGDCDPRVDILLSIAKSFGYPNRFAENWNGNDPCGGGGWPGISCDSGGNITVINFQKMGLNGTISPDFGSIPSLQKLLLSHNNLTGTIPSTLTKLPSLKELDVSSNFLWGQVPTFNKNIMVNISGNPNIGKDVSTAPTSAGAPGGASSDSNPTGSADATQSSSSGKSSSVPVGVIAGSVVAVVVGISVIGLLGLCYYKRKKQAFGRVQSPNTTVIHPRHSGSDPDTVKITVAGSTLNGGGTASDAYSRTSSGPSDVHVVDAGNMVISIQVLRNVTNNFSRENILGEGGFGVVYKGELHDGTKIAVKRMEAGVMGTKGLNEFKSEIAVLSKVRHRNLVSLLGYCLDGSERLLVYEYMPQGTLSRHLFNWKEEGLKPLEWKKRLSIALDVARGVEYLHSLAHQSFIHRDLKPSNILLGDDMKAKVSDFGLVRLADGKGGSIETKLAGTFGYLAPEYAVTGRVTTKADVFSFGVILMELITGRKALDESQPEESVHLVTWFRRMQLNKDTFRKAIDPTMDLDEETLASITTVAELAGHCCAREPYQRPDMGHAVNVLSSLAELWKPSDPDSEDSYGIDLDMTLPQALKKWQAFEDSTHFDGATSSYIASLDNTQTSIPTRPPGFADSFTSADGR; encoded by the exons ATGGGTTCCCCTCACCGCAGTCTCCTGCTGGTCCTAGTGGCCCTCCTGGTTGCCGGTAACGTCCACCGCGGGGCGGCGGAGACGACCGACGCGGGCGACGCCGCGGCAATGCGGGCCCTGGCGAAGGGCCTGGAGGCGGACCGGGCCCTGGGCTGGACCGGCACGACCGACCCCTGCGCCTGGACCGGGGTCACCTGCACCGAGGGGCGGGTCACCGCCATCCAGGTCGGTAACCGGAGCCTCGCCGGAACGCTACCGGCGGAGGTCCGGAACCTCACCGCCCTCCTCCGGCTGGAGGTCCACGACAACCAGCTCTCCGGCGTCCTCCCCTCCCTTGCTGGGCTCTCCTCCCTCCAGGCCCTCCTCCTCCACGGCAACCGCTTCTCCGGCGTCCCCCCACCGGACTTCTTCTCCGGGCTCTCCTCCCTCCAGTCCGCCTACCTCGACGACAACCCCTTCGACCCCTGGCCCATCCCGGCCAACCTCAAGGACGCCGCCGCCCTCGTCAACTTCTCCGCCAACTCCGCCAACGTTTCGGGCGAGCTCCCGGACTTCCTCGCCACCGCCTTCCCCTCCCTCGACCACCTCGCCCTCGCCTTCAACCTCCTCTCCGGTCCCGTCCCCGCATCCTTCGCCACCGCCCCGCTCCGCTCCCTGTGGCTCAACAACCAGCTCGGAAGCTCCCGCCTTTCCGGTGGCATCGCCTTCGTCGCCAACATGACCTCCCTCGAAGAGATCTGGCTCAACTCCAACGACTTCTTCGGTCCCCTCCCGGACTTCTCCGCCCTCCAACACCTCCAAGACCTCCAGCTCCGGGACAACCGCCTCACCGGCCCTGTCCCGGCCTCACTCACCTCTCTCAAATCTTTGAATCGCGTCACCCTTACCAACAATCTCCTCCAGGGGCCGGTGCCGGTCTTCCCGAATTCGGTGAAGACCGTCGACCTCATGCCGCGAACTGAGAGCTTTTGTCTTCAGAAACCAGGGGACTGCGATCCCAGAGTCGATATCTTGCTCTCCATTGCGAAATCTTTCGGCTATCCGAACAGATTCGCCGAGAACTGGAACGGGAACGACCCGTGCGGCGGCGGCGGATGGCCGGGGATCAGCTGCGACAGCGGCGGCAACATTACTGTCATCAACTTCCAGAAGATGGGATTGAATGGGACAATCTCGCCGGACTTCGGTTCGATCCCTTCTTTGCAGAAGCTGCTGCTGTCTCACAATAACCTCACCGGCACGATCCCGTCGACGCTTACCAAGTTGCCATCTTTGAAGGAATTGGATGTGTCGAGCAACTTCCTCTGGGGTCAAGTTCCCACCTTTAACAAGAATATTATGGTGAACATATCTGGGAACCCAAATATCGGGAAGGATGTTagtactgctccaacttcagctgGGGCACCCGGTGGTGCTAGCAGCGATTCCAACCCAACTGGTTCGGCCGACGCCACCCAGAGCAGCAGCAGTGGTAAGTCTTCCTCTGTTCCGGTTGGAGTCATTGCCGGATCGGTGGTTGCTGTGGTAGTCGGTATTAGTGTCATCGGACTGCTCGGTCTTTGTTAttacaagagaaagaagcaagctttcGGTAGAGTTCAGAGTCCGAATACTACTGTGATACACCCCCGGCACTCGGGTTCGGACCCGGATACGGTTAAAATCACAGTTGCTGGCTCGACTTTGAACGGCGGCGGGACTGCAAGCGACGCATACAGCCGGACAAGCAGCGGCCCGAGCGACGTACATGTAGTTGATGCTGGAAACATGGTGATATCAATCCAAGTCCTTAGGAATGTGACCAACAATTTCAGCAGGGAGAATATCTTGGGCGAGGGTGGATTTGGGGTGGTTTACAAGGGCGAGCTCCATGATGGCACTAAGATTGCAGTGAAGAGGATGGAAGCCGGGGTGATGGGGACGAAGGGATTGAATGAGTTCAAGTCGGAGATCGCGGTCCTTTCTAAAGTAAGGCACCGGAATTTGGTGTCGCTCCTTGGTTATTGCTTGGATGGAAGTGAGAGACTCTTGGTCTATGAGTACATGCCTCAGGGTACGCTGAGTCGCCATCTTTTTAACTGGAAGGAAGAAGGGTTGAAGCCTTTGGAATGGAAGAAGAGGCTGAGCATTGCATTGGATGTGGCCAGGGGTGTGGAGTATCTGCACAGTTTGGCGCATCAAAGCTTCATCCACAGGGATCTGAAACCCTCCAACATTCTGCTTGGTGATGATATGAAGGCTAAGGTTTCAGACTTTGGACTTGTCCGGCTGGCAGATGGGAAAGGTGGCTCTATTGAAACAAAGCTTGCAGGAACTTTCGGGTATCTTGCACCAGAATATGCAG TGACTGGTCGTGTGACCACAAAAGCTGATGTGTTTAGCTTTGGGGTGATACTAATGGAGCTGATCACTGGTAGAAAGGCTCTCGATGAGAGCCAGCCAGAAGAGAGTGTGCACCTTGTAACATGGTTCCGGAGGATGCAGCTCAACAAGGACACCTTCCGAAAGGCCATTGATCCTACAATGGACCTTGATGAGGAGACCCTTGCGAGCATTACCACCGTTGCAGAGCTTGCCGGCCACTGCTGTGCAAGGGAGCCTTACCAGAGACCGGATATGGGCCATGCTGTCAATGTCCTGTCCTCACTTGCCGAGCTTTGGAAGCCCTCCGATCCCGACTCGGAGGATAGTTATGGTATCGACCTCGACATGACTTTGCCACAGGCACTCAAGAAATGGCAAGCGTTCGAGGACAGCACCCATTTCGATGGTGCTACATCATCATACATTGCAAGCTTGGACAACACTCAGACCAGCATACCCACAAGGCCACCAGGCTTTGCTGATTCATTCACCTCAGCTGATGGAAGATAG
- the LOC105056412 gene encoding probable ascorbate-specific transmembrane electron transporter 1 yields MAAKDGSSFRMSALPAIIIAQLLGIAAITLTLVWLLHLREGVALDSGNSQKLFNAHPLLMLLGLILCGGEAIMAYKTVPGTRRTKKFVHMLLHLLALAFGGLGLYAIFKFQRDLDDPDMRTLHSWLGMGTICLYALQWVIAFFSFIFPGTTYSMRANMKPWHAFFGAVIFLMAICSAETGLVQKFIFVGREGLLINFIGITILLYGIFTILSVILPRPYEN; encoded by the exons ATGGCAGCCAAGGACGGTTCGAGCTTTCGTATGTCTGCGCTACCAGCAATTATCATAGCACAGTTGCTAGGGATAGCAGCAATAACCCTCACGCTTGTCTGGCTGCTACACTTAAGAGAGGGCGTCGCTCTGGACTCTGGAAACTCACAAAAGCTTTTCAAT gcgCATCCTCTTCTAATGCTACTTGGGCTTATCTTATGTGGGGGAGAAG CAATAATGGCTTACAAGACAGTTCCCGGGACCAGAAGGACCAAGAAATTTGTTCACATGTTATTGCATTTGCTGGCTCTTGCATTTGGTGGTTTGGGGCTCTATGCGATTTTTAAGTTCCAAAGGGACTTGGACGACCCAGATATGCGTACCTTGCACTCTTGGCTTGGGATGGGCACCATCTGCCTCTATGCTTTGCAG TGGGTAATTGCGTTCTTTTCATTTATATTCCCTGGGACAACATATAGTATGAGGGCAAACATGAAGCCATGGCATGCCTTCTTTGGTGCAGTAATCTTCCTAATGGCAATCTGCAGTGCTGAGACAGGGTTGGTGCAGAAATTCATCTTCGTTGGTCGCGAAGGTCTCTTGATCAACTTCATTGGAATCACCATCCTCCTCTATGGAATTTTCACCATCCTGAGCGTTATTCTTCCACGGCCATATGAAAATTAA